In Massilia antarctica, the following are encoded in one genomic region:
- the phaC gene encoding class I poly(R)-hydroxyalkanoic acid synthase: MNMPDPQAMASAWMAQMTDPSAWQAMFKAAPLDASPVANLLKDAGATIPPQALESLRNDYLQKAAGLWQEFLAGKTPALSDRRFAAPEWLSNPMSAYSAASYLLNAEFLTAMADAVEAAPREQQKIRFAVQQMVDAMSPANFLATNPEAQQKLIETKGESLTRGLANMLTDMQKGRISLSDESAFEVGRNVATTPGQVVFENELFQLIQYTPATPTVRQVPLLMMPPCINKFYILDLQPENSVVRYAVEQGNTVFLVSWRNPDASMGTTTWDDYVENGAVKAIEVTRAISGSDKVNAFGFCVGGTIMSTALAVLAARGEQPAASLTLLTTLLDFQDTGVLEVFIDETQVAMREQALAKGGLMPGRDLATTFSSLRPNDLVWNYVQSNYLKGKEPPPFDLLYWNSDSTNLPGPMFCWYLRNTYLENSLKVPGKLTVAGAKVDLGAIEAPVFVYGSREDHIVPWSAAYGSMHILNPRNAQANRFVMGASGHIAGVINPASKNKRSYWTNDQPPAGKGKSKAKASVAPAQEWLDGATEHKGSWWPGWAAFLADHGGKQVKAPAKAGSKAYPPIEPAPGRYVKVRAD; the protein is encoded by the coding sequence ATGAATATGCCCGACCCGCAAGCGATGGCCTCCGCATGGATGGCGCAAATGACCGATCCGTCCGCCTGGCAGGCGATGTTCAAGGCGGCGCCGCTTGACGCCAGCCCCGTGGCCAACCTGCTCAAGGATGCCGGCGCGACCATCCCGCCGCAAGCGCTCGAATCGCTGCGCAACGATTACCTGCAAAAAGCAGCGGGATTGTGGCAGGAATTCCTGGCCGGGAAAACTCCCGCGCTCAGCGACCGCCGCTTTGCCGCCCCCGAATGGCTGTCGAATCCGATGTCCGCCTACAGTGCCGCATCATACCTGTTAAACGCCGAGTTTCTGACCGCCATGGCCGACGCCGTCGAGGCCGCCCCGCGCGAACAGCAAAAGATCCGTTTCGCCGTCCAGCAGATGGTTGACGCCATGTCGCCGGCCAATTTTCTGGCGACGAACCCGGAAGCCCAGCAAAAACTCATCGAAACCAAGGGCGAGAGCCTCACCCGCGGCCTGGCCAACATGCTGACGGACATGCAGAAAGGGCGCATTTCGCTGTCCGACGAGTCGGCGTTCGAGGTGGGCCGCAACGTGGCCACCACGCCGGGCCAGGTGGTGTTCGAAAACGAACTGTTCCAGCTGATCCAGTACACCCCGGCCACGCCGACCGTGCGCCAGGTGCCGCTGTTGATGATGCCGCCTTGCATCAATAAATTCTATATTCTCGATTTGCAGCCGGAAAACTCGGTGGTGCGCTACGCGGTGGAGCAGGGCAATACCGTGTTCCTGGTGTCGTGGCGCAATCCGGACGCCTCGATGGGCACGACCACCTGGGACGATTACGTCGAGAACGGCGCGGTCAAGGCGATCGAGGTCACGCGCGCCATTTCCGGCTCCGACAAGGTCAATGCCTTCGGTTTCTGCGTCGGCGGCACCATCATGAGCACGGCGCTGGCGGTGCTGGCGGCGCGCGGCGAACAGCCGGCGGCCAGCCTGACTTTGCTGACCACCTTGCTCGACTTCCAGGACACGGGCGTGCTGGAAGTGTTCATCGACGAAACCCAGGTCGCCATGCGCGAACAAGCCCTGGCCAAGGGCGGACTGATGCCGGGACGCGACCTGGCCACGACCTTCTCGTCCTTGCGTCCGAACGACCTGGTGTGGAATTACGTGCAGTCGAACTATCTGAAGGGCAAGGAACCGCCGCCGTTCGATTTGCTGTACTGGAATTCCGACAGCACCAACCTGCCAGGGCCGATGTTTTGCTGGTACTTGCGCAATACCTACCTGGAAAACAGCCTCAAGGTGCCGGGCAAGCTGACCGTGGCCGGGGCGAAGGTCGACCTGGGCGCGATCGAGGCGCCGGTGTTCGTCTACGGTTCCAGGGAAGACCACATTGTTCCCTGGAGCGCCGCGTATGGCTCGATGCACATTCTCAACCCAAGGAATGCCCAGGCAAACCGGTTTGTGATGGGGGCGTCCGGGCACATTGCCGGCGTCATCAACCCGGCCTCGAAGAACAAGCGCAGTTACTGGACCAATGACCAGCCCCCCGCTGGCAAAGGCAAGAGCAAGGCCAAGGCCAGTGTCGCGCCGGCGCAGGAATGGCTGGATGGCGCGACCGAGCACAAGGGCAGCTGGTGGCCGGGATGGGCGGCTTTCCTGGCTGACCATGGCGGCAAGCAGGTCAAGGCGCCGGCCAAGGCGGGCAGCAAGGCCTACCCGCCGATCGAGCCGGCGCCGGGGCGTTACGTCAAGGTCCGGGCGGACTGA
- the phaR gene encoding polyhydroxyalkanoate synthesis repressor PhaR → MSSAKKSTERLIKKYPNRRLYDTQTSSYITLTDVKQLVLDADEFTVIDAKTSEDLTRSILLQIILEEEANGAPMFSSGVLSQIIRYYGHAMQGMMGSYLEKNVQAFTDIQNKFTTGQTGAFEGKPFSPEMWTQFMNVQGPMMQGMMNNYIDQSKNLFVQMQEQMQNQSKSIFGAAFPFPPVEKK, encoded by the coding sequence ATGAGTAGTGCAAAAAAGAGTACGGAACGCCTGATCAAGAAGTACCCGAATCGTCGTCTGTACGATACCCAGACCAGTTCGTATATCACCCTGACGGACGTCAAGCAGCTGGTGCTCGACGCGGATGAATTCACCGTGATCGACGCCAAGACGAGCGAAGACCTGACCCGCAGCATCCTGCTCCAGATCATCCTGGAAGAGGAAGCGAACGGCGCGCCGATGTTTTCCAGCGGCGTGCTGTCGCAAATCATCCGCTATTACGGCCATGCCATGCAGGGGATGATGGGCTCTTACCTGGAGAAAAATGTCCAGGCTTTCACGGATATCCAGAACAAGTTCACCACCGGCCAGACCGGGGCGTTCGAGGGGAAGCCGTTCAGTCCTGAAATGTGGACCCAGTTCATGAATGTGCAGGGACCGATGATGCAAGGGATGATGAATAACTACATCGACCAGAGCAAAAACCTGTTCGTGCAGATGCAGGAACAGATGCAAAACCAGAGCAAGAGCATTTTTGGGGCGGCGTTTCCGTTTCCGCCGGTGGAGAAGAAGTAA
- the rimO gene encoding 30S ribosomal protein S12 methylthiotransferase RimO encodes MSELRRIPLPGAAPKVGFVSLGCPKALVDSEQILTQLRAEGYETAKSYEGADLVIVNTCGFIDAAVQESLDAIGEALAENGRVIVTGCLGAKKDAAGDDIIMKVHPKVLAVTGPHALGEVMDSVHLHLPKPHEPFFDLVPAQGIKLTPKHYAYLKISEGCNHRCSFCIIPSMRGDLVSRPIADLMLEAENLFKAGVKELLVISQDTSAYGVDVKFRSGFWNGRPVKTHMTQLVEALGQLAAQFGAWVRLHYVYPYPHVDQIIPMMSGGSVLPYLDIPMQHAHPDVLKRMKRPASGEKNLDRIQTWRAMNPDLTIRSTFIAGFPGETEAEFEYLLDFLKEAQIDRLGCFAYSPVEGATANLLDNPVPEEVREERRGRVMLLQEEISAKRLQAKVGKTMRVLVDEVGGKEAIGRSWADAPEIDGVVHIKRSLVPGKKLTVGEFAEVTITAADAHDLWASVV; translated from the coding sequence ATGTCCGAACTTCGTCGTATTCCCCTTCCTGGTGCCGCTCCAAAAGTCGGCTTTGTCTCGCTCGGTTGCCCTAAGGCGCTGGTCGACTCCGAACAGATCCTGACCCAGCTGCGCGCCGAAGGTTACGAAACCGCCAAGTCGTACGAAGGCGCGGACCTGGTCATCGTCAACACCTGCGGCTTCATCGATGCCGCCGTCCAGGAATCGCTCGACGCCATCGGCGAAGCGCTGGCCGAAAACGGCCGCGTTATCGTCACCGGCTGCCTCGGCGCCAAAAAAGATGCTGCCGGCGACGACATCATCATGAAAGTGCACCCGAAAGTGCTGGCCGTCACCGGCCCTCACGCTCTCGGCGAAGTCATGGACTCGGTCCACCTGCACCTGCCCAAGCCGCATGAACCCTTCTTCGACCTGGTGCCGGCGCAAGGCATCAAGTTGACCCCGAAGCATTACGCTTACCTCAAGATTTCCGAAGGCTGCAATCACCGTTGCAGTTTTTGCATCATTCCATCGATGCGCGGCGACCTCGTTTCGCGCCCGATCGCCGACCTGATGCTGGAAGCCGAAAACCTGTTCAAGGCCGGCGTCAAGGAATTGCTGGTCATCTCGCAGGACACCAGCGCCTACGGCGTCGACGTCAAGTTCCGCTCCGGTTTCTGGAACGGCCGTCCGGTCAAGACCCACATGACGCAACTGGTCGAAGCGCTGGGCCAGCTGGCCGCGCAGTTCGGCGCCTGGGTGCGCCTGCACTATGTGTATCCGTATCCGCATGTCGACCAGATCATCCCGATGATGAGCGGCGGCTCGGTCCTGCCTTACCTCGACATTCCGATGCAGCACGCCCATCCGGACGTACTCAAGCGCATGAAGCGTCCGGCCAGCGGCGAGAAAAACCTCGACCGCATCCAGACCTGGCGCGCCATGAATCCGGACCTGACGATCCGCTCGACCTTCATCGCTGGCTTCCCGGGCGAAACCGAGGCCGAATTCGAATACCTGCTGGACTTCCTCAAGGAAGCCCAGATCGACCGCCTCGGTTGCTTCGCGTATTCGCCGGTGGAAGGCGCTACCGCCAACTTGCTGGACAATCCGGTGCCGGAAGAAGTGCGCGAAGAACGCCGTGGCCGCGTCATGCTGCTGCAGGAAGAAATCTCGGCCAAGCGCCTGCAGGCCAAGGTCGGCAAGACCATGCGCGTGCTGGTCGACGAAGTCGGCGGCAAGGAAGCCATCGGCCGCTCGTGGGCCGATGCGCCCGAAATCGACGGCGTGGTGCACATCAAGCGCTCGCTGGTGCCGGGCAAAAAGCTGACCGTCGGCGAATTCGCCGAGGTTACCATCACCGCCGCCGACGCCCACGATCTCTGGGCCTCGGTGGTCTAG
- a CDS encoding cystathionine beta-lyase, translating into MKISPQTQLIHHAYEPPAGFAAFPTPIHHASTVLFKDVAAMRSGDWKDKSAYTYGLHGTPTTFTLEARLAAIEDGQFCLLAPSGLAAIAMVDFALLKSGDDVLLPDNVYNPNRELGRWLSADFGITARYYDPMIGAGIAQLMQPNTKLVWTEAPGSVSMEVPDLPAICKAAHAAGALVALDNTWSAGLALRGFEHGVDIIMQALTKYQSGGSDVLMGAVITRERALNDRIAMAHMRLGLGVSADDAYLVLRGLSSMKLRFEAHDAAARKVAHWLKSRPEIARVLHPALADCPGHELWKRDFTGAGGLFSVVFDARYSEEQTDRFVDSLALFGIGYSWGGANSLVMPYRMQAMRKDWKDAGVLVRFNIGLEDADDLIADLAQGLARL; encoded by the coding sequence ATGAAAATTTCCCCCCAGACCCAACTGATTCATCACGCCTACGAGCCGCCCGCCGGCTTCGCGGCGTTTCCCACCCCGATCCATCACGCCTCGACGGTCCTGTTCAAGGATGTCGCGGCCATGCGTTCGGGCGACTGGAAAGACAAGAGCGCCTACACCTACGGCCTGCACGGCACGCCGACCACCTTCACCCTGGAAGCGCGCCTGGCCGCCATCGAAGACGGCCAGTTCTGCCTGCTGGCGCCGAGCGGGCTGGCGGCCATCGCCATGGTCGATTTTGCGCTGCTCAAAAGCGGTGACGACGTGCTGTTGCCCGATAACGTGTACAACCCGAACCGCGAACTGGGCCGCTGGCTCAGCGCCGATTTCGGCATTACCGCGCGCTATTACGATCCGATGATCGGGGCCGGCATTGCACAGTTGATGCAGCCGAATACGAAACTGGTCTGGACCGAGGCGCCCGGATCGGTCTCGATGGAAGTGCCGGATCTGCCGGCGATTTGCAAGGCGGCGCATGCCGCGGGCGCGCTGGTGGCGCTGGATAACACCTGGTCCGCCGGGCTGGCGCTGCGCGGCTTCGAGCATGGCGTCGACATCATCATGCAGGCGCTGACCAAATACCAGTCGGGCGGCTCGGATGTGCTGATGGGCGCCGTGATCACGCGCGAGCGTGCGCTCAACGACCGCATCGCAATGGCGCACATGCGCCTGGGGCTGGGCGTGAGCGCCGATGATGCTTACCTGGTGCTGCGCGGGCTATCGAGCATGAAGCTGCGCTTCGAGGCGCACGACGCGGCGGCCCGCAAAGTGGCGCACTGGCTCAAATCGCGCCCGGAGATTGCGCGGGTGCTGCATCCGGCCCTGGCCGATTGTCCGGGGCATGAGCTCTGGAAGCGCGACTTTACCGGCGCGGGCGGCCTGTTCTCGGTGGTGTTCGATGCGCGCTACAGCGAGGAGCAGACCGACCGTTTCGTCGACAGCCTGGCTTTGTTCGGCATCGGATACAGCTGGGGCGGCGCGAACAGCCTGGTGATGCCGTACCGGATGCAGGCGATGCGCAAGGACTGGAAGGATGCCGGGGTGCTGGTGCGCTTCAATATCGGGCTGGAAGATGCCGATGATCTGATTGCCGACCTGGCGCAGGGGCTGGCGCGGCTGTAA
- a CDS encoding IS5 family transposase produces the protein MAQALLPEDLWPLMEAHLPTHSRSPKGGRPRINDHATLTGILFVLRTGLPREYLPRELGCGIGMTCWRRLHKWMRAGVWQSVHEAVLRRLQEYDQIMSDRACIDAASVPAPAGGEHTGRNPTDRGKLGCKHHVLVDQRGLPLAAQITGAQVHDSRMLIPLPESIPAVKGLSGRARKRPGKLHADRACASRAHWAWLRRRGISARIAGYGVESRERLGRWRWHTRPMTVSCWCFRSKAVFRTLDGIGAAYAQNTNRILLGFQGRAAQRPSSRIGVSVRNRC, from the coding sequence ATGGCTCAAGCCCTTCTTCCCGAAGACCTTTGGCCGCTTATGGAAGCTCATCTTCCAACTCACAGTAGATCCCCGAAAGGTGGGCGACCGCGCATCAACGATCATGCAACCCTGACGGGAATCCTGTTTGTCCTCAGAACCGGACTACCTCGGGAGTACCTGCCGCGTGAGCTCGGGTGCGGGATCGGCATGACGTGCTGGCGTCGCCTTCACAAATGGATGCGAGCAGGTGTTTGGCAGAGCGTCCACGAGGCGGTGCTGCGGCGACTCCAAGAGTATGACCAAATCATGTCGGATCGAGCCTGCATTGACGCAGCCAGCGTACCGGCACCGGCTGGTGGCGAGCATACTGGCCGAAACCCGACTGATCGCGGCAAGCTCGGCTGCAAACACCATGTGCTGGTAGATCAGCGTGGACTGCCGCTGGCAGCCCAAATCACAGGCGCGCAGGTCCATGATTCGCGCATGCTCATCCCTCTCCCAGAATCGATTCCGGCTGTTAAAGGGCTATCCGGCCGCGCGCGCAAACGTCCAGGTAAGCTACATGCCGACCGAGCCTGCGCTTCCAGAGCACATTGGGCCTGGCTGCGCCGGCGAGGAATCTCAGCACGGATCGCAGGCTACGGCGTCGAGTCACGCGAAAGGCTGGGCCGATGGCGTTGGCACACGCGGCCCATGACCGTTTCTTGTTGGTGCTTTCGTTCCAAGGCGGTTTTCCGGACGCTGGATGGGATAGGGGCTGCATACGCTCAGAATACGAACAGGATACTCTTGGGGTTTCAAGGCCGCGCCGCACAGCGGCCATCTTCTCGAATCGGTGTATCAGTTCGCAACCGCTGTTGA
- a CDS encoding (2Fe-2S)-binding protein, with amino-acid sequence MERLPWGGNCRTCPRSAR; translated from the coding sequence ATCGAGCGTCTGCCATGGGGTGGAAACTGTCGTACGTGCCCGCGGTCCGCGCGCTAA